One Spinacia oleracea cultivar Varoflay chromosome 4, BTI_SOV_V1, whole genome shotgun sequence DNA segment encodes these proteins:
- the LOC110779134 gene encoding uncharacterized protein, with product MTLCKDWISIKDYIGDPTYAEGVNNFLDYAFQKLKTETIRCPCTKCMNGESGDREKVREHLLVFGIIKRYTFWYHHGEGLDESEIVSDEDHDEGEDHDEIFDILRDLYPAFNDVSPSVDVNDVEEPNADVKSFYNLLKDSQDPVYEGAKSSTMSAILELLHIKTLGRWTNESFSMLLKFLKNRLLPTGSTLPDSYKESKKFMRNLGLSYEKIDACVNDCMLYWKENEKLDACNICGASRWKTNKHSGEDKCKSNGKKIPHKILRYFPLKPRLQRLFMCSKTASLMRWHDGKKKKDGTMRHPVDGAAWESFDKEFPEFASDPRNVRLGLASDGFQPFANSKTPYSIWPVVLMPYNLPPDLCMKQSNILLSMLIPCPKGPGDAIDIYLQPLIEELKDLWDTGVETFDAATQHHFNLRAALMWTINDFPAYAMLSGWSTKGYLACPRCLKDTRSMRLSHGGKECYMEHRCYLPKNHRWRKDKDSFDGKVEHGLPPEPCSIDEILRQLEDLENIVLSKDPHVKTKINHELRGDNWNKKSIFFELPYWRKHLLRHNLDVMHIEKNICDSVLGTIMNIKGKTKDTIKSRHDLEAMGIRPTLHPVKEGDKYKMPPAPFTFSPAEKQRFCNFLKELKVPDGFSSNISYCVNTKEGKISGLKSHDCHVILEHLLPLAIRGLLTPLVREALIELSRYFTLLCAKVLKVSELKQLETQIPITLCKLEKVFPPSFFDVMMHLPIHLADEAMIGGPVQFRWMYPIEQYMYKLKSYVRNRAHPEASIAEGYLADECMTLCSRYMHNIETRFNRQERNYENANGSDEALDIFSHSGRGLGAPTVISVPRREMDQAHDYILKNCDEVQPFLQEYSETHPIDDSGITEEEWSENFRKWFKDEVALLYENNKSKEMENLLSLSRGPTEYVTSFSGYVVNGYRFRTQNRDKNLRTQNSGVVVLGNTGDGDENMDYYGVVTEIVEIQYLGGNRIVLFRCNWWDVFDKVRGIKEDEYGTISINCNRQLKTDEPFILASQARQAFYATDNINKGWVIASKTQPRNLLDDDNDVDEQSEAYQQSEFDRPTYVASSSTSGGNNGKKPSLVDVFYSTRKKGTQLPNAETTQKYEELREKMAKDPSLSQVEVVQQVFKSKSRDRVVGFGGGIKLKDVRGPQPSRVELQTKLNAANKHNEVLANRVEEVQAENNEMKERVSLVESRMKMFQDALVSQLNVTIPTSQAGSEMQE from the exons ATGACTCTCTGTAAGGATTGGATTTCCATTAAAGATTACATTGGTGATCCAACATATGCCGAGGGAGTTAATAATTTTTTAGACTATGCTTTTCAAAAGTTGAAAACTGAGACAATTCGTTGTCCTTGTACCAAATGTATGAATGGAGAATCCGGTGATCGTGAGAAAGTAAGGGAACATCTACTTGTTTTTGGAATAATCAAAAGATACACCTTCTGGTATCATCATGGGGAGGGGTTGGATGAGTCAGAAATCGTGTCTGACGAGGATCATGATGAGGGAGAAGACCATGATGAAATTTTTGATATTCTAAGGGATTTATATCCTGCGTTCAATGATGTTAGTCCCTCTGTTGATGTCAATGATGTCGAGGAGCCAAATGCCGACGTTAAAAGTTTTTATAACCTATTGAAGGATTCACAAGATCCGGTCTATGAAGGTGCTAAGAGTTCTACAATGTCTGCAATCTTGGAGCTTCTTCATATTAAGACTCTTGGTCGTTGGACCAATGAGTCTTTTAGCATGCTTCTCAAATTTTTGAAGAATCGGCTTTTACCTACAGGGTCAACTTTACCAGATTCTTACAAAGAGTCAAAAAAGTTCATGAGAAACCTCGGACTTTCCTATGAAAAGATCGATGCATGtgttaatgattgcatgttataTTGGAAGGAGAATGAGAAGCTAGATGCATGCAATATTTGCGGTGCATCGAGATggaaaacaaacaaacacaGTGGGGAAGACAAGTGTAAGTCAAATGGTAAAAAAATACCTCACAAGATATTACGCTACTTCCCACTAAAACCGAGGCTTCAAAGATTATTCATGTGTTCAAAGACTGCTTCTTTGATGAGGTGGCATGATGGTAAAAAGAAGAAAGATGGTACGATGCGACATCCTGTTGATGGAGCCGCGTGGGAGTCATTTGACAAGGAGTTTCCCGAGTTTGCATCAGATCCTAGAAATGTTAGGTTGGGGCTTGCCAGTGATGGTTTCCAACCCTTTGCAAACTCGAAAACACCTTATAGTATTTGGCCTGTAGTACTTATGCCATATAACTTACCTCCAGATCTTTGTATGAAGCAGTCTAATATACTTCTTTCGATGCTTATTCCTTGTCCTAAAGGACCCGGTGATGCAATTGACATATATTTGCAACCATTGATCGAGGAATTAAAAGATCTATGGGACACTGGTGTCGAGACCTTCGATGCAGCAACTCAACATCATTTTAATTTACGTGCAGCACTGATGTGGACAATTAATGATTTTCCAGCATATGCCATGTTGTCAGGATGGAGTACTAAGGGTTATTTGGCATGCCCTCGTTGCCTTAAGGATACACGATCAATGAGACTATCTCATGGGGGCAAAGAATGCTACATGGAGCATAGATGTTATTTGCCAAAGAACCATAGATGGCGGAAGGATAAGGATTCATTTGACGGAAAAGTTGAGCATGGTCTACCTCCTGAACCTTGTTCAATTGATGAAATTCTTCGTCAACTCGAGGATCTCGAGAACATTGTTTTGTCCAAGGATCCACATGTGAAGACAAAAATAAATCATGAGCTTAGGGGTGATAATTGGAATAAGAAAAGTATTTTCTTTGAGCTTCCATACTGGAGGAAACATTTGTTACGGCACAATTTAGATGtgatgcatattgagaaaaatatATGTGATAGTGTTCTTGGGACAATTATGAACATCAAAGGGAAGACTAAAGACACTATAAAATCACGTCATGACTTGGAAGCTATGGGGATAAGGCCCACATTGCACCCAGTCAAAGAAGGGGACAAATATAAGATGCCTCCAGCACCGTTTACTTTTTCTCCTGCCGAGAAGCAaagattttgtaattttttgaaAGAGTTAAAAGTACCTGACGGTTTTTCATCGAATATATCTTACTGTGTCAACACTAAGGAAGGAAAAATTTCAGGTTTAAAGAGCCATGATTGCCATGTAATACTCGAACATCTTCTTCCTTTGGCAATACGTGGTCTACTCACTCCACTTGTACGCGAAGCACTGATTGAGCTATCAAGGTACTTTACCTTATTATGTGCTAAAGTACTTAAAGTGAGTGAATTGAAGCAACTAGAGACCCAAATTCCTATCACTCTCTGCAAATTAGAGAAGGTTTTTCCTCCCTCGTTCTTTGATGTAATGATGCATTTGCCAATTCATTTAGCCGATGAAGCTATGATCGGAGGTCCTGTTCAGTTCAGATGGATGTATCCTATTGAACAATATATGTATAAGCTTAAATCTTATGTACGAAATAGGGCTCATCCAGAAGCTTCAATTGCGGAGGGCTATTTAGCAGATGAGTGTATGACCCTTTGCTCAAGGTATATGCATAATATAGAAACAAGATTTAATCGCCAGGAACGAAATTATGAAAATGCAAACGGCAGTGATGAAGCCTTGGATATTTTCAGCCATTCTGGTAGAGGTTTAGGAGCTCCAACTGTTATAAGTGTTCCCAGGCGTGAAATGGATCAAGCTCACGATTACATTTTGAAGAACTGCGACGAGGTTCAACCTTTCCTACA AGAGTATTCTGAAACTCATCCAATAGATGATTCTGGGATCACCGAAGAGGAATGGAGCGAGAATTTTAGAAAATGGTTTAAGGATGAA GTTGCGCTCTTATATGAGAATAATAAGAGCAAGGAAATGGAAAATCTCCTCTCACTTTCACGTGGACCAACTGAATATGTAACATCTTTTAGTGGTTATGTTGTAAATGGATACAGATTTCGTACACAAAACCGTGATAAGAATTTGAGAACACAAAATAGTGGCGTGGTTGTCTTAGGAAATACGGGTGATGGAGATGAGAACATGGATTATTATGGAGTTGTAACAGAAATTGTAGAGATACAATATCTCGGAGGAAACCGGATTGTGCTATTTCGGTGTAACTGGTGGGATGTATTTGATAAGGTAAGAGGAATCAAAGAAGATGAATATGGAACCATTAGTATTAATTGCAATAGGCAATTAAAAACTGATGAACCATTTATCTTAGCTAGTCAGGCAAGACAAGCTTTTTATGCCACTGATAACATTAACAAAGGTTGGGTTATTGCATCCAAGACTCAACCGCGCAACTTGTTAGATGATGACAATGATGTTGATGAGCAAAGTGAAGCATACCAACAGAGTGAATTTGATAGACCAACATATGTTGCATCTTCCTCTACAAGT GGAGGAAATAATGGGAAGAAGCCGAGTTTGGTTGATGTATTCTACTCCACTCGAAAGAAAGGAACTCAGCTTCCAAATGCGGAGACAACGCAAAAATAT GAAGAACTTCGGGAAAAAATGGCAAAGGATCCATCACTTTCTCAAGTCGAG GTAGTACAACAAGTTTTTAAATCAAAATCTCGAGATAGGGTTGTAGGTTTTGGAGGAGGAATAAAGCTTAAAGATGTAAGGGGACCACAACCCAGTAGAGTAGAGCTTCAAACTAAATTGAATGCTGCCAACAAACATAATGAAGTTCTTGCAAATCGCGTGGAGGAAGTACAAGCCGAGAACAATGAAATGAAGGAACGTGTTAGCTTGGTTGAGTCTAGAATGAAAATGTTTCAAGATGCATTGGTGTCGCAACTTAATGTTACTATTCCAACTTCACAAGCAGGATCAGAAATGCAAGAATAG